Proteins encoded within one genomic window of Gadus chalcogrammus isolate NIFS_2021 chromosome 6, NIFS_Gcha_1.0, whole genome shotgun sequence:
- the zgc:154046 gene encoding carnitine O-acetyltransferase-like, with protein MLGHFVRAALRPGLGGHPARRLRPVGVHHIPERSVVTQEDLPRLPVPPLKQTCERYLAMLEPIVSEEELEHTRQLVADFLQGGVGERLQKSLERRARKTENWLSEWWMQSAYLDCRMPVAVYTSPGVVLPRMQYRDRQGQMRFAAKLITGILQFKKMIDSDTLPLEYLSGKPLCMDQYYQILSSCRIPGPKRDTVANHSSGKSSPPTHITVVHNFQFFVLDVYNSDGSPLTEDQIYMQLEKIWNSSLQTNKEPIGILTSQHRNTWGKAYNNLMKDKTNKESVRAIQKSIFSVCLDAPMPRVSDELYQSRVAAQMLHGGGARWNSGNRWFDKTLQFIVGEDGTCGLVYEHSPAEGPPIVFLIDYVVQYMQQPDTLRSPMVPLSMPLKLRFNITPEVKRDIENAKQNMNMMVHDLDVKVLVFSHFGQNVPKQHKLSPDAFVQLALQLAYFRMYNMCGSTYESASLRMFKYGRTDAIRSTTMDLSKFVMAMDDPDKQNPEKIALMHQAVQTHRQTTKEAIYGLAIDRHLLGLRLQAIEDLTSMPEIFMDTSYAVAQHCQLSTSQVGSKTDCVMCFGPMVPDGYGVCYNPMEEHINVAITAFNSCEETHAAKYGRAVEKALLDMRDLLEAPAT; from the exons ATGTTGGGACATTTTGTTCGCGCTGCG CTGCGGCCGGGCCTGGGGGGGCATCCAGCGCGCCGGCTCAGACCGGTGGGGGTCCACCACATCCCAGAGAGGTCAGTGGTGACCCAGGAGGACCTGCCCAGGCTGCCCGTGCCGCCGCTCAAGCAGACATGCGAGCGCTACCTGGCCATGCTGGAGCCCATCGTcagcgaggaggagctggagcacaCGCGCCAACTGGTGGCCGACTTCCTCcagggaggagtgggggagaggctgcagaagagcctggagcgcAGGGCCAGGAAGACGGAGAATTGG CTCTCAGAGTGGTGGATGCAGTCTGCCTATCTGGACTGCCGCATGCCGGTGGCCGTGTACACCAGCCCTGGGGTGGTGCTTCCCCGCATGCAGTACCGCGACCGCCAGGGGCAGATGAG GTTTGCTGCAAAATTGATTACTGGCATCTTGCAGTTCAAAAAGATGATTGACAG CGATACCTTGCCCCTGGAGTACCTGAGTGGGAAGCCTCTGTGCATGGACCAGTACTACCAGATCCTCTCATCCTGCCGGATCCCCGGACCAAAGAGAGACACGGTCGCCAACCACAGCAGTGGGAAGTCCTCCCCGCCCACACACATCACCGTGGTGCACAACTTCCAG TTCTTCGTGCTGGACGTGTACAACAGCGATGGCTCCCCGCTGACAGAGGACCAGATCTACATGCAGCTGGAGAAGATCTGGAACTCCTCCCTGCAGACCAACAAGGAGCCGATCGGCATCCTGACGTCTCAGCACCGCAACACCTGGGGCAAGGCCTACAACAACCTCATGAAGG ACAAGACGAACAAGGAGTCGGTGCGCGCCATCCAGAAGAGCATCTTCAGCGTGTGTCTGGATGCGCCCATGCCCCGCGTGTCTGACGAGCTGTACCAGAGCCGGGTGGCAGCCCAGATGCTGCACGGCGGGGGGGCGCGCTGGAACAGCGGCAACCGCTGGTTCGACAAGACACTGCAG TTTATCGTGGGGGAGGACGGAACATGTGGCCTGGTCTACGAGCACTCCCCCGCTGAAGGCCCGCCCATCGTCTTCCTCATCGACTACGTTGTTCAGTACAT GCAGCAGCCGGACACGCTGCGTTCCCCCATGGTGCCCCTCTCCATGCCCCTCAAGCTGCGCTTCAACATCACCCCCGAGGTCAAGAGGGACATCGAGAACGCCAAGCAGAACATGAACAT GATGGTCCATGACCTGGATGTGAAGGTTCTCGTGTTTTCACATTTTGGACAAAACGTACCAAAACAACACAAGCTGAGTCCTGATGCGTTTGTACAGCTGGCGCTTCAACTAGCCTACTTTAG AATGTATAACATGTGCGGCTCCACCTATGAGAGTGCTTCCTTACGAATGTTTAAATACGGGAGAACGGATGCCATCAGGTCGACGACGATGGATTTGTCCAAGTTTGTGATGGCCATGGATGATCCAGACAAACAG AACCCAGAGAAGATCGCCTTGATGCACCAAGCAGTTCAGACCCACCGGCAGACGACCAAAGAA GCAATCTACGGTCTAGCCATTGACCGCCACCTTCTTGGGCTGAGGCTGCAGGCTATCGAGGACCTCACCTCCATGCCAGAGATTTTCATGGACACCTCCTACGCTGTGGCTCAGCATTGTCAACTGTCCACCAGTCAG GTGGGCTCCAAGACGGACTGCGTGATGTGCTTCGGCCCCATGGTGCCCGACGGCTACGGCGTGTGCTACAACCCCATGGAGGAGCACATCAACGTGGCCATCACCGCCTTCAACAGCTGCGAGGAGACCCACGCCGCCAAGTACGGTCGGGCCGTGGAGAAGGCCCTCCTGGACATGAGGGACCTGCTGGAGGCCCCTGCGACCTAG
- the LOC130383969 gene encoding immediate early response gene 5-like protein, with protein MECAFDAQNLISISLRKIQSSRTQRGGIKLHKNLLVTYVLHNARQLYVNKNFPQIQKTHQHHHYEDVSTACQEQDYLELSGSFTELSDDFYCNFGGHDSDTWHCGAHQPSGHPAEVAHQEAPAACALVSVTDSSDVMVSDACWSCCSAEKSSWDLPIVHTQSNQKTVLDLDTHVVTTVTNGYFHSDCCAQPKQPTQGAQCFSKKRKVDTSYYFVDPEFYLPDLGSLPSKRTRTDEDLQSDSEHLDSANISNIISVLGSGGLSEFMSWQHTDLEQIFASQTICLKQKLLSGSGWTRAIEAF; from the coding sequence ATGGAGTGCGCATTTGACGCACAGAACTTGATCTCCATTTCTTTGAGGAAAATCCAAAGCTCCAGGACGCAGAGAGGAGGCATCAAGCTCCACAAGAACTTGCTGGTAACGTATGTACTCCACAACGCCAGACAGTTGTACGTGAACAAGAACTTCCCTCAGATACAAAAGACACATCAGCATCATCACTACGAGGATGTATCCACGGCGTGCCAAGAGCAAGACTACCTCGAGCTGTCCGGGAGCTTTACGGAGTTGTCTGACGACTTCTACTGCAACTTTGGCGGGCACGACTCGGACACTTGGCACTGCGGAGCGCACCAGCCGAGCGGCCACCCTGCAGAAGTGGCGCACCAAGAGGCGCCTGCAGCCTGCGCGTTGGTCTCTGTGACCGACTCGTCGGACGTCATGGTGTCCGAtgcctgctggagctgctgtaGTGCGGAGAAGTCTTCCTGGGACTTACCGATAGTTCACACGCAGTCCAACCAAAAGACCGTGCTCGACTTGGACACGCATGTGGTGACCACCGTCACGAACGGATACTTCCACTCTGACTGTTGCGCGCAACCAAAACAACCAACCCAAGGCGCGCAGTGCTTCAGTAAAAAGCGTAAAGTAGACACAagttattattttgttgatcCTGAGTTCTACCTGCCCGACCTGGGGTCGCTGCCGAGCAAGAGGACGCGGACTGATGAAGACTTGCAGTCCGATTCGGAACACTTGGACAGCGCAAACATATCCAACATCATCTCTGTGCTGGGCTCCGGAGGACTGTCTGAGTTCATGAGTTGGCAGCATACGGACCTTGAGCAGATATTCGCATCTCAAACTATATGTCTAAAACAGAAATTGTTATCCGGCAGTGGTTGGACGAGAGCAATTGAAGCATTTTGA